A single genomic interval of Streptomyces sp. NBC_00663 harbors:
- a CDS encoding LPFR motif small protein, producing MFRAIADVLRQIAGAIATVVTLPFRALARLFGGASGSARGRRA from the coding sequence GTGTTCCGTGCCATCGCAGATGTCCTGCGCCAGATCGCCGGCGCCATCGCCACCGTCGTGACGCTGCCCTTCCGGGCCCTGGCCCGGCTCTTCGGCGGAGCCTCAGGTTCTGCACGCGGTCGCCGCGCCTGA
- a CDS encoding Tex family protein translates to MTTRTPIGVGSIEGRIAEELGVRERQVKAAVELLDGGSTVPFIARYRKEATEMLDDAQLRTLEERLRYLRELEERRTAILESVREQGKLTEELEARIRGAETKARLEDIYLPYKPKRRTKAQIAREAGLEPLAEGLLGDPTVDPLAAAAAFVDADKGVADPQAALDGARAILTERFSEDADLIGELRERMWVRGRLAAKVKEGKEEAGAKFADYFDFAEPFKDLPSHRVLAMLRGEKEDVLDLVLEPEEATEGPSSYEGIVAHKFGITDRGRPADKWLKDTVRWAWRTRILVHLGIDLRLRLRTAAEDEAVDVFAKNLRDLLLAAPAGTRATLGLDPGFRTGVKVAVVDATGKVVATDVIYPHVPANKWDEALAKLAVLAARHSVELIAIGNGTASRETDKLAGELITRHPELKLTKVMVSEAGASVYSASAFASQELPDMDVSLRGAVSIARRLQDPLAELVKIDPKSIGVGQYQHDLSEVKLSRSLDAVVEDCVNGVGVDVNTASAPLLSRVSGITSGLAENIVSHRDTNGPFTSRTELKKVARLGPKAYEQCAGFLRIRGGDPLDASSVHPEAYPVVRRMVKTSGQEVASLIGNTGVLRSLRPQEFVDETFGLPTVTDILKELEKPGRDPRPAFKTATFKEGVEKISDLAPGMVLEGVVTNVAAFGAFIDVGVHQDGLAHVSALSKTFVKDPRDVVKPGDIVKVKVLDVDIPRKRISLTLRLDDEKAPQGPQGAQGGGGERRQRGGRPPQQRQQRQAPAPANGAMADALRRAGLLDPKKKGR, encoded by the coding sequence GTGACGACACGCACCCCCATCGGCGTTGGGTCCATCGAAGGAAGGATCGCCGAGGAGCTCGGCGTAAGGGAGCGGCAGGTCAAGGCCGCCGTGGAGCTGCTCGACGGCGGTTCGACGGTGCCCTTCATCGCCCGCTACCGCAAGGAAGCGACCGAGATGCTCGACGACGCGCAGCTGCGCACGCTCGAGGAGCGGCTGCGCTATCTGCGGGAGCTGGAGGAGCGGCGGACCGCGATCCTCGAGTCGGTGCGCGAGCAGGGCAAGCTCACCGAGGAGTTGGAGGCGCGGATCCGCGGCGCCGAGACCAAGGCGCGGCTTGAGGACATCTACCTGCCGTACAAGCCCAAGCGGCGCACCAAGGCGCAGATCGCGCGCGAGGCCGGGCTCGAGCCCCTCGCGGAGGGGCTCCTCGGCGATCCGACGGTCGACCCGCTCGCCGCTGCCGCCGCGTTCGTCGACGCAGACAAGGGCGTCGCCGACCCGCAGGCCGCGCTGGACGGCGCCCGCGCGATCCTCACGGAGCGGTTCTCCGAGGACGCCGACCTGATCGGCGAACTGCGCGAGCGCATGTGGGTGCGTGGGCGCCTGGCCGCGAAGGTGAAGGAAGGCAAGGAGGAGGCGGGCGCCAAGTTCGCCGACTACTTCGACTTCGCCGAGCCGTTCAAGGACCTGCCCTCGCACCGCGTCCTGGCGATGCTGCGCGGCGAGAAGGAGGACGTCCTCGATCTCGTCCTGGAGCCCGAGGAAGCGACCGAGGGGCCTTCGTCGTACGAGGGGATCGTCGCCCACAAGTTCGGCATCACCGACCGTGGCCGCCCCGCCGACAAGTGGCTGAAGGACACCGTCCGTTGGGCCTGGCGCACCCGCATCCTCGTGCACCTCGGCATCGACCTGCGGCTGCGGCTGCGCACGGCCGCCGAGGACGAGGCGGTCGACGTGTTCGCCAAGAACCTCCGCGACCTGCTGCTCGCCGCCCCGGCCGGCACGCGCGCGACGCTGGGCCTCGACCCGGGCTTCCGTACGGGTGTGAAGGTCGCCGTCGTCGACGCCACCGGCAAGGTGGTCGCCACGGACGTCATCTACCCGCACGTCCCGGCCAACAAGTGGGACGAGGCGCTCGCCAAGCTGGCCGTGCTCGCCGCCCGGCACTCGGTCGAGCTGATCGCGATCGGCAACGGCACGGCGTCCCGGGAGACCGACAAGCTCGCCGGTGAACTCATCACCAGGCATCCGGAGTTGAAGCTCACCAAGGTGATGGTGTCCGAGGCGGGCGCGTCCGTGTACTCGGCCTCCGCGTTCGCCTCGCAGGAGCTGCCCGACATGGACGTGTCGCTGCGCGGCGCGGTCTCCATCGCGCGCCGCCTCCAGGACCCGCTCGCCGAGCTGGTGAAGATCGACCCGAAGTCGATCGGTGTCGGCCAGTACCAGCACGACCTGTCCGAGGTGAAGCTGTCGCGTTCACTGGACGCGGTGGTCGAGGACTGTGTGAACGGCGTCGGCGTGGACGTGAACACCGCCTCCGCCCCGCTTCTCTCGCGTGTCTCCGGCATCACCTCCGGGCTCGCCGAGAACATCGTGTCGCACCGCGACACCAACGGGCCGTTCACCTCCCGTACGGAGCTGAAGAAGGTGGCCCGGCTCGGCCCCAAGGCCTACGAGCAGTGCGCGGGCTTCCTCCGCATCCGCGGCGGCGACCCGCTGGACGCGTCCAGCGTGCACCCGGAGGCCTACCCGGTCGTCCGGCGCATGGTGAAGACCTCCGGGCAGGAGGTCGCCTCCCTCATCGGCAACACCGGTGTGCTGCGCTCGCTGCGGCCGCAGGAGTTCGTGGACGAGACGTTCGGTCTGCCCACCGTCACGGACATCCTCAAGGAGCTGGAGAAGCCGGGGCGTGACCCGCGGCCCGCGTTCAAGACGGCCACCTTCAAGGAGGGCGTCGAGAAGATCTCCGACCTCGCTCCCGGGATGGTGCTGGAGGGCGTGGTGACGAACGTGGCGGCCTTCGGGGCGTTCATCGACGTCGGTGTCCACCAGGACGGGCTGGCGCATGTGTCCGCGCTGTCGAAGACGTTCGTGAAGGACCCGCGCGACGTGGTCAAGCCCGGTGACATCGTCAAGGTGAAGGTGCTCGACGTCGACATTCCGCGCAAGCGGATCTCGTTGACGCTGCGGCTCGATGACGAGAAGGCTCCGCAGGGGCCGCAGGGTGCGCAGGGTGGCGGGGGTGAGCGTCGGCAGCGGGGTGGGCGGCCGCCTCAGCAGCGCCAGCAGCGGCAGGCTCCGGCGCCTGCCAACGGGGCGATGGCTGACGCGCTTCGGCGTGCGGGGCTGTTGGATCCGAAGAAGAAGGGGCGGTAG
- a CDS encoding ABC-F family ATP-binding cassette domain-containing protein has translation MTATLVAKNLAAGHGDRSLFTGLDLVVAPGDVIGLVGANGAGKSTLLRLLAGLTAPEEGELRLSPPTATVGHLPQEPERRPGETIRAFLARRTGVAEAQRVMDEATQALVDGAPGADDAYATSLERWLDLGGADLDERAEEIADSLGLTVDLDQPMTSLSGGQAARAGLASLLLSRYDVFLLDEPTNDLDLDGLERLERFVSGLRAGTVVVSHDREFLTRTVTKVLELDLAQQQINLYGGGYEAYLEERDVARRHARDDYEEYADKRASLQDRAQMQRSWMDKGVKNARRKANNDNDKIGRKFRSEASEKQAAKARQTQRMIERLDVVEEPRKEWELRMEIASAPRSGSVVATLRDAEVRRGDFTLGPVSLQLDWADRVAVTGANGAGKSTLLAALLGRVPLTAGQASLGSGVLIGEVDQARKLFHGDESLLDAFGAAVPDTEPAEVRTLLAKFGLKADHVLRSAATLSPGERTRAALALLQGRGVNLLVLDEPTNHLDLPAIEQLEQALDAYEGTLLLVTHDRRMLDAVSVTRRLEVSAGKVSEAP, from the coding sequence ATGACTGCCACCCTCGTCGCCAAGAACCTCGCCGCCGGCCACGGCGACCGCTCCCTGTTCACCGGGCTCGACCTCGTCGTCGCGCCCGGTGACGTCATCGGGCTGGTCGGCGCCAACGGCGCGGGCAAGTCCACCCTGCTCAGGCTGCTCGCCGGGCTGACCGCACCGGAGGAGGGCGAGCTGCGCCTCTCCCCGCCGACCGCCACCGTCGGCCACCTCCCGCAGGAACCGGAGCGCCGCCCCGGCGAGACGATCCGCGCCTTCCTGGCCCGCCGCACCGGCGTCGCCGAGGCCCAGCGCGTCATGGACGAGGCGACCCAGGCCCTCGTCGACGGCGCGCCCGGCGCCGACGACGCCTACGCCACCAGCCTGGAGCGCTGGCTCGACCTCGGCGGCGCGGACCTCGACGAACGCGCCGAGGAGATCGCCGACTCCCTCGGCCTGACCGTGGACCTCGACCAGCCGATGACCTCCCTGTCCGGCGGCCAGGCGGCCCGCGCCGGACTCGCCTCCCTGCTCCTGTCCCGCTACGACGTCTTCCTCCTCGACGAGCCCACCAACGACCTCGACCTCGACGGCCTGGAGCGCCTGGAACGTTTCGTGAGCGGTCTGCGCGCCGGCACCGTCGTCGTCAGCCACGACCGCGAGTTCCTCACCCGCACCGTCACCAAGGTCCTCGAACTCGACCTCGCCCAGCAGCAGATCAACCTCTACGGCGGCGGCTACGAGGCCTATCTGGAGGAGCGCGACGTGGCCCGCCGGCACGCCCGCGACGACTACGAGGAGTACGCCGACAAGAGGGCGTCGCTCCAGGACCGGGCCCAGATGCAGCGCTCCTGGATGGACAAGGGCGTCAAGAACGCCCGCCGCAAGGCGAACAACGACAACGACAAGATCGGCCGCAAGTTCCGCAGCGAGGCCAGCGAGAAGCAGGCCGCGAAGGCCCGCCAGACCCAGCGCATGATCGAACGCCTCGACGTGGTCGAGGAGCCCCGCAAGGAGTGGGAACTGCGTATGGAGATCGCCTCGGCGCCCCGCTCGGGGTCGGTCGTGGCGACCCTGCGCGACGCGGAGGTACGGCGCGGCGACTTCACCCTGGGCCCGGTCTCCCTCCAGCTCGACTGGGCGGACCGTGTGGCGGTGACGGGCGCGAACGGCGCCGGCAAGTCGACCCTGCTGGCCGCACTGCTGGGCAGGGTGCCGCTGACCGCCGGCCAGGCTTCGCTCGGCTCCGGCGTCCTGATCGGAGAGGTCGACCAGGCCCGCAAGCTGTTCCACGGCGACGAGTCGCTGCTGGACGCCTTCGGGGCGGCCGTCCCGGACACCGAGCCGGCCGAGGTCCGCACCCTGCTGGCCAAGTTCGGCCTGAAGGCGGACCACGTGCTGCGCTCGGCGGCGACCTTGTCCCCGGGCGAGCGCACCCGCGCGGCGCTGGCCCTGCTCCAGGGCAGGGGCGTCAACCTCCTGGTCCTGGACGAGCCGACCAACCACCTGGACCTACCGGCCATCGAACAGCTGGAACAGGCCCTGGACGCCTACGAGGGCACGCTCCTCCTGGTCACCCACGACCGCAGAATGCTGGACGCGGTGAGCGTGACCCGCCGCTTGGAGGTCTCAGCAGGCAAGGTGAGCGAAGCCCCCTGA
- a CDS encoding oxidoreductase encodes MSAEYATFGLAPAMRAGGVLVNGDYQVHRDFVDFIVDGRPLLFQLSDLDAVSPLASDVPPSIFTAQVRSLLLETDAPLPGGRYVIYGCPECEDLACGAVTAVIEKEGADYIWRDFAWQTDEQADLELNGYHGIGPFRFHGADYRAALDSLLSSGTASPRRRVLLIGARVALLAKLAAALRAIGIGADIAHDADGVPADELRGYGAVAFGRAIGEAERASVRRAFDRAGVDVTYVNGLAPIVPLLVAQIEHALDRSPEDQRRLTRLVAADGEAGVEVTSPCRVRLTAYRLDRFFRTQAQEVFDGVLEAGRHRIPLDARAVKGEAFVVARTSGSVLVEAMAHGRAAGGSR; translated from the coding sequence ATGTCTGCCGAGTACGCGACCTTCGGCCTGGCACCGGCGATGCGTGCCGGTGGCGTCCTCGTCAACGGTGACTACCAAGTCCACCGCGACTTCGTGGACTTCATCGTCGACGGACGACCGTTGCTCTTCCAGCTCTCCGACCTCGACGCCGTCTCCCCACTCGCCTCGGACGTACCACCGTCGATCTTCACCGCCCAGGTCCGCAGTCTCCTGCTGGAGACGGACGCCCCGCTTCCGGGCGGGCGCTATGTCATCTACGGCTGCCCCGAGTGCGAGGACCTCGCCTGCGGTGCCGTCACCGCGGTCATCGAGAAGGAGGGCGCCGACTACATCTGGCGGGACTTCGCCTGGCAGACCGACGAGCAGGCCGACCTGGAGCTCAACGGCTACCACGGCATCGGCCCCTTCCGCTTCCACGGCGCCGACTACCGCGCGGCCCTCGACTCCCTGCTCTCCTCCGGCACCGCGAGCCCACGCCGCCGTGTCCTGCTGATCGGCGCCCGCGTCGCCCTCCTCGCCAAGCTCGCCGCCGCCCTGCGCGCCATCGGCATCGGCGCCGACATCGCCCACGACGCCGACGGCGTCCCCGCCGACGAACTGCGCGGCTACGGAGCCGTCGCCTTCGGCCGGGCGATCGGCGAGGCGGAACGTGCCTCCGTGCGCCGCGCCTTCGACCGCGCCGGCGTGGACGTGACCTACGTGAACGGACTCGCCCCGATCGTCCCCCTCCTCGTCGCCCAGATCGAACACGCCCTCGACCGCAGCCCCGAGGACCAGCGCCGGCTGACCCGCCTGGTCGCCGCCGACGGCGAGGCGGGCGTCGAGGTCACCTCGCCCTGCCGGGTACGGCTCACCGCGTACCGTCTCGACCGGTTCTTCCGCACCCAGGCCCAGGAGGTCTTCGACGGCGTCCTGGAGGCGGGCCGGCATCGCATCCCCCTGGACGCGAGGGCGGTGAAGGGGGAGGCCTTCGTGGTGGCCCGGACGTCGGGGAGCGTGCTGGTGGAGGCGATGGCCCATGGACGGGCGGCGGGAGGGAGCCGCTGA
- a CDS encoding FAD-dependent oxidoreductase gives MDSELSGDVVVVGGGVIGLTTAVVLAERGRRVRVWTRDPVERTTSAVAGALWWPYRIRPVASARGWALRSLDVYEELAADPDRTGVRMVEGVLGEEELDDGFGWLTARLPGLRPVTAEEYAGTGLWARLPLVDMAAHLPWLRRRFVEAGGVVETRTVSDLAEVEAPVVVNCTGLGARELVPDESMVPVRGQLVVVENPGIRTWVVSTGADGELAYFFPQPGRLLLGGTAVEGEWSTQPDPAVAEAIVGRCAALRPEIAGARVLDHRVGLRPARHAVRLERELLPGGRVLVHNYGHGGAGVTVAWGCAEEAAGLATT, from the coding sequence GTGGACAGTGAGCTGAGCGGCGATGTCGTGGTGGTCGGTGGTGGCGTGATCGGGCTGACGACCGCCGTGGTGCTGGCCGAGCGTGGCCGTCGGGTGCGGGTGTGGACGCGGGACCCGGTCGAGCGGACCACCTCGGCGGTCGCCGGGGCGCTGTGGTGGCCGTACCGGATCAGGCCGGTCGCGTCGGCGCGCGGGTGGGCGCTGCGCTCGCTGGACGTGTACGAGGAGCTGGCGGCGGACCCGGACCGTACCGGCGTACGCATGGTCGAAGGGGTGCTGGGCGAGGAGGAGCTGGACGACGGGTTCGGCTGGCTGACCGCCCGGCTGCCGGGGCTCCGGCCGGTCACCGCCGAGGAGTACGCCGGGACCGGACTGTGGGCACGGCTCCCGCTGGTCGACATGGCGGCGCATCTGCCGTGGCTGAGGCGGCGGTTCGTCGAGGCGGGCGGGGTGGTCGAGACGCGTACGGTGTCCGACCTGGCGGAGGTCGAGGCGCCGGTGGTGGTCAACTGCACGGGGCTCGGTGCGCGTGAGCTGGTGCCGGACGAGTCGATGGTGCCGGTGCGGGGGCAGCTGGTCGTGGTCGAGAACCCGGGCATCCGGACCTGGGTGGTGTCGACGGGCGCCGACGGGGAGCTGGCGTACTTCTTCCCGCAGCCGGGGCGGCTGCTGCTGGGCGGTACGGCAGTCGAGGGCGAGTGGTCCACGCAGCCGGATCCCGCCGTGGCCGAGGCGATCGTAGGGCGGTGTGCGGCGCTGCGGCCGGAGATCGCGGGAGCGCGGGTGCTGGACCACCGGGTGGGGCTGCGGCCGGCGCGGCACGCGGTCCGGCTGGAGCGTGAACTCCTGCCCGGCGGGCGGGTGTTGGTGCACAACTACGGGCACGGCGGCGCGGGCGTGACGGTGGCGTGGGGATGTGCGGAGGAGGCCGCGGGGCTGGCCACAACCTGA
- a CDS encoding BCCT family transporter codes for MTEDMKKRGGGEGSSGLPRDHTTDRVVFGVTAVITVAFVIWGSTATDSLESVSTKMLNGLIKNGGWAFMLAASCFVVFALWLAVSRYGRIHLGAEGEEPEFRTVSWVAMMFSAGMGIGLMFYGVSEPLAHYTAPPPGTDPADSGDRMETAMATTLFHWTLHPWAIYAVVGLAIAYSTFRKRRRQTISAVFTPLIGERHAEGGVGRVIDILAIIATIFGSAASLGLGALQIGSGFQELDWMDDVSTGLLVAIIAVLTLAFVASAVSGVEKGIQWLSNTNMVLALILAVFVFIAGPTIIVLDLLPTSVFAYLGDLPQLAGRTEASGGKGVADWLGSWTVFYWAWWISWTPFVGMFIARISRGRTIRQFVGGVILVPSTVSLIWFAVFGGTAMKLKEGGALAGEDTPEGQLFGVLQEFPIATATSLLVMILVGIFFVSGADAASIVMGTLSQKGALEPGRFVVVFWGIVTGAVAAIMLLVGSGQGDALTGLQNLTILAAAPFVLVMIGMCVALMRDLRRDPVIVRGEMGSEAVELAVIEGHRKYDGEFEIKVGPGPGTETEGDPLGHDHSWAPPRQQ; via the coding sequence ATGACGGAAGACATGAAGAAAAGGGGTGGCGGGGAGGGCTCTTCGGGCCTTCCCCGCGACCACACCACCGACCGCGTGGTGTTCGGGGTCACCGCCGTCATCACCGTGGCCTTCGTGATCTGGGGCTCCACGGCGACGGACTCGCTGGAGAGCGTCTCCACGAAGATGCTCAACGGCCTGATCAAGAACGGCGGTTGGGCCTTCATGCTGGCCGCCTCCTGCTTCGTGGTCTTCGCGCTCTGGCTCGCGGTCAGCCGCTACGGCCGTATCCACCTCGGCGCCGAGGGCGAGGAGCCCGAGTTCCGCACCGTGTCATGGGTCGCGATGATGTTCAGCGCGGGCATGGGCATCGGTCTGATGTTCTACGGCGTGAGCGAACCCCTCGCCCACTACACGGCCCCGCCCCCCGGCACCGACCCCGCCGACTCCGGTGACCGCATGGAGACGGCAATGGCGACCACCCTCTTCCACTGGACGCTGCATCCCTGGGCGATCTACGCGGTGGTCGGCCTCGCCATCGCCTACAGCACCTTCCGCAAGCGCCGGCGCCAGACCATCAGCGCGGTCTTCACCCCGCTGATCGGGGAGCGGCACGCAGAGGGCGGCGTGGGCCGGGTCATCGACATCCTCGCGATCATCGCCACCATCTTCGGCTCCGCGGCCTCCCTCGGGCTCGGCGCGCTCCAGATCGGCTCCGGATTCCAGGAGCTGGACTGGATGGACGACGTCAGCACCGGTCTGCTCGTCGCGATCATCGCCGTCCTCACCCTGGCCTTCGTCGCGTCGGCCGTCTCGGGTGTCGAGAAGGGCATCCAGTGGCTGTCCAACACCAACATGGTGCTCGCCCTGATCCTCGCCGTGTTCGTGTTCATCGCCGGGCCCACGATCATCGTCCTCGACCTGCTGCCCACCTCGGTCTTCGCCTACCTCGGCGACCTGCCCCAGCTCGCCGGCCGCACCGAGGCGAGCGGCGGCAAGGGCGTCGCCGACTGGCTGGGCAGCTGGACCGTCTTTTACTGGGCCTGGTGGATCTCCTGGACGCCCTTCGTCGGCATGTTCATCGCCCGCATCAGCCGCGGCCGGACCATCCGCCAGTTCGTCGGCGGCGTCATCCTCGTCCCCAGCACGGTCAGCCTGATCTGGTTCGCCGTCTTCGGCGGTACGGCGATGAAGCTGAAGGAGGGCGGCGCGCTCGCCGGCGAGGACACCCCCGAGGGCCAACTCTTCGGCGTGCTCCAGGAGTTCCCCATCGCCACCGCCACCAGCCTGCTGGTGATGATCCTGGTCGGCATCTTCTTCGTCTCGGGAGCCGACGCCGCCTCCATCGTGATGGGCACGCTCTCCCAGAAGGGCGCCCTCGAACCCGGCCGGTTCGTCGTGGTGTTCTGGGGCATCGTCACCGGTGCCGTCGCCGCCATCATGCTGCTCGTCGGCAGCGGCCAGGGCGACGCCCTCACCGGTCTGCAAAACCTCACCATCCTGGCCGCCGCGCCCTTCGTCCTGGTGATGATCGGCATGTGCGTCGCCCTCATGCGCGACCTGCGCCGCGACCCGGTCATCGTGCGCGGCGAGATGGGCTCCGAGGCCGTCGAGCTCGCCGTGATCGAGGGCCACAGGAAGTACGACGGCGAGTTCGAGATCAAGGTCGGCCCGGGCCCGGGCACCGAGACGGAGGGCGACCCACTGGGCCACGACCACAGTTGGGCTCCGCCGCGACAGCAGTGA
- a CDS encoding Xaa-Pro dipeptidyl-peptidase: MPIRTRFTIWRQLATAATAALLATFLTPAAAQAAPRESQPVYSYENAVREAVWVDTGLDGDGDGKHDRVAVDIVRPREAAGQGRKVPVIMDASPYYSCCGRGNESQKKTYDANGDVVQMPLFYDNYFVPRGYAFVGVDLAGTNRSDGCVDVGGRSDILSAKAVVDWLNGRAKAYTSRTGTTKAKATWTNGRTGMIGKSWDGTIANGVAATGVEGLRTIVPISAISSWYDYYFQQGAPLYDSGPDWLSDYVDSPDARAKCAAVQQKIVDGAPRTGDWTGFWTERDYVKNAAKVKASVFAIHGQQDLNVRMKHLGQWWDALAKHGVERKIWLSQTGHVDPFDFRRAEWVDTLHRWFDHELLGYDNGIDREPMADIERHPDQWVTSKVWPPRGTSAATLRPAQGAQDGVGTLGLTKGTGTETFTDNPALSETDWAAQIDASTPDKAGFTTGALTEDLRISGSSKVTVTATPTTSTAHLSAVLVDLGPNTIRDYAASGEGISTLTDRTCWGVSTAGDSACFKVTQAKTADVDYEVVSRGWADLGTYANPGKGVPLTPGKAYTITLDLAATDHVVPAGHRLALIVAGTDKDLIDPPSTTPTLTLDLSRTKASVPLVGGTPAFAHATDGAATAVPEATELDGVQAPRSVQRVPE; the protein is encoded by the coding sequence ATGCCGATACGCACGCGCTTCACGATCTGGAGACAGCTCGCCACGGCGGCCACCGCCGCCCTGCTGGCCACGTTCCTCACCCCCGCCGCCGCACAGGCCGCGCCGCGTGAGAGCCAACCCGTCTACTCCTACGAGAACGCCGTCCGCGAGGCCGTCTGGGTGGACACCGGCCTGGACGGGGACGGCGACGGCAAGCACGACCGCGTGGCCGTCGACATCGTCCGCCCCCGCGAAGCCGCCGGGCAGGGCCGCAAGGTTCCGGTCATCATGGACGCCAGCCCGTACTACTCCTGCTGCGGGCGCGGCAACGAGAGCCAGAAGAAGACGTACGACGCGAACGGCGACGTCGTCCAGATGCCGCTCTTCTACGACAACTACTTCGTGCCCCGCGGCTACGCCTTCGTCGGCGTCGACCTCGCGGGCACCAACCGCTCCGACGGCTGCGTGGACGTCGGCGGCCGCTCGGACATCCTCTCCGCGAAGGCCGTCGTCGACTGGCTGAACGGCCGCGCCAAGGCGTACACCAGCCGTACGGGCACCACAAAGGCCAAGGCCACCTGGACCAACGGCAGAACCGGCATGATCGGCAAGAGCTGGGACGGCACCATAGCCAACGGCGTCGCCGCGACCGGCGTCGAGGGACTGAGGACGATCGTCCCGATCAGCGCCATCTCCTCCTGGTACGACTACTACTTCCAGCAGGGCGCCCCGCTCTACGACTCCGGCCCCGACTGGCTCTCCGACTACGTCGACAGCCCCGACGCCCGCGCCAAGTGCGCCGCCGTCCAGCAGAAGATCGTCGACGGCGCTCCGCGCACCGGCGACTGGACCGGCTTCTGGACCGAGCGGGACTACGTCAAGAACGCCGCCAAGGTGAAGGCCAGCGTCTTCGCCATCCACGGCCAGCAGGACCTCAACGTCCGGATGAAGCACCTCGGCCAGTGGTGGGACGCTCTCGCCAAGCACGGCGTCGAGCGCAAGATCTGGCTCTCCCAGACCGGCCACGTCGACCCCTTCGACTTCCGCCGCGCGGAATGGGTCGACACCCTGCACCGCTGGTTCGACCATGAACTCCTCGGCTACGACAACGGCATCGACCGCGAGCCGATGGCCGACATCGAACGCCACCCCGACCAGTGGGTGACCTCCAAGGTCTGGCCCCCGCGCGGCACCAGCGCCGCCACCCTGCGCCCCGCCCAGGGCGCCCAAGACGGCGTCGGCACCCTCGGCCTCACCAAGGGCACCGGCACCGAGACCTTCACCGACAACCCGGCGCTGAGCGAGACCGACTGGGCCGCGCAGATCGACGCCTCCACCCCCGACAAGGCGGGCTTCACCACCGGCGCCCTCACCGAGGACCTGCGCATCTCCGGCTCCTCGAAGGTCACCGTCACCGCCACGCCCACCACGTCCACGGCCCATCTCTCCGCCGTCCTCGTGGACCTCGGCCCGAACACCATCCGGGACTACGCGGCGAGCGGCGAGGGCATCAGCACCCTCACCGACCGCACCTGCTGGGGCGTCAGCACCGCCGGCGACAGCGCCTGCTTCAAGGTGACCCAGGCCAAGACCGCCGACGTCGACTACGAGGTCGTCAGCCGCGGTTGGGCCGACCTCGGCACCTACGCCAACCCCGGCAAGGGCGTCCCGCTCACTCCGGGCAAGGCGTACACGATCACCCTCGACCTGGCCGCCACCGACCATGTCGTCCCGGCCGGTCACCGGCTCGCCCTGATCGTCGCGGGCACCGACAAGGACCTGATCGACCCCCCGTCCACCACGCCGACGCTCACCCTGGACCTGTCCCGCACGAAGGCGAGCGTCCCGCTGGTCGGTGGCACCCCGGCCTTCGCGCACGCCACCGACGGCGCCGCCACCGCCGTACCGGAGGCCACGGAACTCGACGGTGTCCAGGCGCCTCGGTCCGTGCAGCGCGTCCCGGAGTAA